The window CCTACTCTATCCGGACCCGCGGGACCTCACCCTCACCGGCTCGCCGGAAGAGCGGGTACGCCGGGTGCTCGATGCACTCCTCGAAGGCCCACGGCAGGAATCCCTCCAGGCAATCTTCAGCCGCCCGACGGAGGTGGTCGGGGTGTACCTGACGGATTCCGGCCTGGCCTACATCGACCTGGCACCGGCCGGTGTGACCGCCAAAGCCGAAGCGACGCAAGAGGGCGACGGGCCGGTGGAAACCCCCGAGGTGGAGACCTGGACTCCTGAGGCCGGATCCCTCCAGGAGATCCAGATGGCCTACAGCCTGGTGAATTCAGTGGTACTCAACGTGCCGGAAGTCACCCGCGTGGTGCCTCTGTGGATGGGCGAACAATCGATGACCTTCGCCGGCCACCTCGACACCTCCCGCCCGCTGGCCGCGGCGCCGGACCTGATCGCGCGGCCGAAGGCGGACGCGGACCCCCAGGCTTGAGGTCCTCTTGCACCCGGTAGGACCGCGGGATCTCACGTCCCTCGTCGAGCATCGGCAGCGCCCGATCGGCGTCTTCGACTCCGGCATTGGCGGCCTGACCGTCGCCGCCGCCCTGCGGCGCCGGCTACCGATGGAGTCGATCGTCTACCTGGGCGATACGGCGCGCCTGCCCTACGGCAACAAATCTCCTGAGACGGTGCGACGCTACACCCGCCGCAACGTGGACTTTCTCCTCGACCGCGGCGTCAAAGCGGTGGTGGTGGCCTGCAACACCGCCTCCGCACTCGCCCTCGATGAACTCCACCCGGAAGTGCCGATCTGGGGGGTGATCGGACCCGGCGCGCGGCGCGCCGCGGAGACCTCCGGCGGCCGCGTAGCGGTGATCGCCACCCGCGCCACGGTTCTTTCCGGCGCCTACCAGCGCGCCCTGGAGGCCGAACGGTCGGACCTCGCCATCGAAAGCCGCGCCTGCCCGCTCTTCGTGCCGCTGGTCGAGGAGGGCTGGCACGACGACGCGATCACCGAAGAGGTGGCCCGGCGTTACCTTGCGCCGCTCTTCGACTGGGGGGCGGACACGCTGGTTCTCGGCTGCACCCACTACCCCCTGCTGCGGCCGGTGCTGGCGCGGGTCGCGGGGCCGGAGGTCACCCTGGTGGACTCCGCGGACGCCGTCGCCGACGCGGTGGCCGAGGGCCTGG is drawn from Acidobacteriota bacterium and contains these coding sequences:
- a CDS encoding GerMN domain-containing protein; the encoded protein is MTALRRGPLWGFALLVTIWIGCGGAAPSAEDDTTADDTRTSGQTINLYFPGEGGLLYPDPRDLTLTGSPEERVRRVLDALLEGPRQESLQAIFSRPTEVVGVYLTDSGLAYIDLAPAGVTAKAEATQEGDGPVETPEVETWTPEAGSLQEIQMAYSLVNSVVLNVPEVTRVVPLWMGEQSMTFAGHLDTSRPLAAAPDLIARPKADADPQA
- the murI gene encoding glutamate racemase — protein: MHPVGPRDLTSLVEHRQRPIGVFDSGIGGLTVAAALRRRLPMESIVYLGDTARLPYGNKSPETVRRYTRRNVDFLLDRGVKAVVVACNTASALALDELHPEVPIWGVIGPGARRAAETSGGRVAVIATRATVLSGAYQRALEAERSDLAIESRACPLFVPLVEEGWHDDAITEEVARRYLAPLFDWGADTLVLGCTHYPLLRPVLARVAGPEVTLVDSADAVADAVAEGLATADLLTEMTEPFLELCVTDGDEAFRNFAGRILDQPRPPMEWVDVTEFGLPEGVR